One part of the Camelus dromedarius isolate mCamDro1 chromosome 33, mCamDro1.pat, whole genome shotgun sequence genome encodes these proteins:
- the MRPL35 gene encoding large ribosomal subunit protein bL35m — MAASAFAGAVRAASGIFRPLNILASSAYRNCAKNACLSSALSTRRFSPTQTLVVSSAPRLITSVRNLTCGPTATVFNRVAPLLPGVLKLPVRTVTYFSSRKGKRKTVKAVIYRFLRLHSGLWLRRKAGYKKKLWKKTVARKRRLREFVFCNKTQSKLLDKMTTSFWKRRNWYADDPYRKYHDRTNLEA; from the exons ATGGCAGCCTCCGCTTTTGCTGGTGCCGTGAGAGCAGCATCAG gaaTCTTCCGACCCCTGAATATTTTGGCCTCTTCAGCCTATCGAAACTGCGCCAAGAATGCCTGTCTTAGTTCTGCCCTGTCCACCCGACGTTTCAGTCCCACTCAGACACTGGTTGTTTCCTCTGCTCCCAGGCTTATCACATCTGTCAGGAACCTGACATGTGGGCCTACAGCAACAGTCTTCAATAG agTGGCCCCCTTGCTCCCAGGTGTCCTGAAGCTACCAGTCAGAACTGTCACATACTTCAGTTCAcgaaaaggcaagagaaagactgTGAAAGCTGTCATCTATAGGTTTCTTCGACTTCATTCTGGCCTGTGGCTAAGGAGGAAG GCTGgttataagaaaaaattatggaaaaagaCGGTTGCAAGAAAAAGACGCTTAAGGGAATTTGTCTTCTGCAACAAAACTCAGAGTAAGCTCCTGGATAAAATGACGACGTCTTTCTGGAAGAGGCGGAACTGGTACGCTGACGACCCGTATCGGAAGTACCACGATCGGACGAACCTGGAAGCGTAG